From Harpia harpyja isolate bHarHar1 chromosome 19, bHarHar1 primary haplotype, whole genome shotgun sequence, one genomic window encodes:
- the LOC128154828 gene encoding zinc finger CCCH domain-containing protein 11A-like — MSKQGDDCYFYFYSTCNKGDSCSFRHCEAALGNERVCRLWREGRCFGTTCRFRHMEVEKKRSEIPCHWENQAVGCQKSNCAFRHTKGRYVDGRFFPPSKTTLPSPPESAEDAVKMAQASLQQNKLSVQSNPSPPLRGVMKAENSEKVPSPTHPPVVINAADDDEDGYFLLPEDQLSEEGGETKTAVQQPATEAPSGSRIISTRKCSANTKQEDNLNFGIKTLEEIKLEKLKEKTKNQGEGPSGVSVPPLQSRAVPVPEKEIVRTVVRTVTLSTKQGEEPVIQLNLGETMGKRKASIAGKSVLPLKRNLADRLGKKTEVLDSADKAAKRGTVQVPRSLKERLGLPSEQTSTETDKNWLLKKAAKPAGEIHVKTVEEIRLERAHRRRGEPQGKPQTEGRCKTEDPSSGARLSPAVRVKTFSGSLAEKNHKRLEGEKRKPEEFPTETKVERKPKKQSILAPSVLSQVRPAEPAGKAKPAGEVRVKTLEEIKREKALRMQQSGGKVPAPPAQPEPAPTGRRLLRITKLIAPGREEKKIVELSKPFPKAVSAPAESATNSKVQVKSLEEIMWEKRQLKQRQEEKLQKEAAAVPSPVEQAIKDKSRASGSPESSVVSGSAYQLPKRILVKSPGDGVESPGKGAAVSPGKRAAQLQEWKAETKWKVCLKPLDGKATFPTKQPLKRKAAESHPSAVAAVKPLSATGGDGKEPSAKKAAAIVPALPEDSLLSVRGREEPQASPVLHLGSQADSVAQSEVTSSTSPSSQVAVKKRRLSFSGAWEAPFSVEDDFEKFLWEISGGKQEDEVDVDPENEEDDFFMEIGELIDG; from the exons atgtctaagcaaggagacgactgctacttctatttctattccacctgtaacaag ggagacagctgttccttccgccactgtgaggctgctctgggcaatgagagagtgtgcaggctgtggcgggagggtcgctgtttcggGACtacctgcaggttcagacacatggaagtcgaa aaaaaacgcagtgagattccttgccacTGGGAGAATCAAGCAgttggctgtcaaaaatccaactgcgcgttccgtcacacgaaaggacgttatgtcgacggacgcttcttcccgccaagcaaaa ctacgcttccaagtccccctgagtctgcagaagatgctgtgaaaatggctcaggcgtcactgcagcaaaacaaactttctgtccagtcaaatccctctccgccgctgaggggggtgatgaaagcggaaaactctgaaaaggtcccaagtcctacgcatcctccagttgtaatcaatgctgcagatgatgatgaagatgggtactttttacttcctgaag accagctttctgaagaaggaggtgaaactaaaacagctgtccagcaaccggcaacagaagcccctagtggatcgcggataatttccactaggaaatgcagcgctaatacaaagcaag aggacaatttaaattttggaataaaaacacttgaagaaatcaaattggagaaactaaaggaaaaaacaaaaaaccaaggtg AAGGTCCTTCAGGAGTTTCTGTTCCTCCGCTCCAATCTCGGGCTGTTCCTgtgccagaaaaggaaattgtacgGACGGTAGTGAGAACTGTGACTCTGTCTACAAAGCAAG gggaggagcctgtgattcaactgaaccttggcgagacgatgggaaaacggaaagcctccatcg ctggtaaaagtgtccttccgctaaagcgcaaccttgctgacaggctggggaagaagacagaggttctggatagtgctgacaaagcagcaaagagaggtac agttcaagtccccaggtctctgaaggagaggctaggactgccctctgagcagaccagtacagagacagataagaactggctattaa AGAAGGCTGCTAAGCCAGCAGGAGAGATCCATGTGAAAACAGTGGAGGAAATTCGACTTGAGAGAGCTCATCGGAGACGAGGAGAACCTCAAGGGAAACCCCAGACTGAAGGACGTTGTAAAACAGAAGATCCCAGCTCGGGGGCAAGACTTTCCCCTGCAGTTCGTGTGAAAACTTTCTCAGGATccctggctgaaaaaaaccacaagcgaTTGGAAGGAGAGAAGCGAAAACCAGAAGAGTTTCCTACCGAGACAAAAGTTGAGAGGAAACCCAAGAAGCAGAGCATACTTGCTCCGTCTGTGCTCAGCCAAGTGCGCCCGGCAGAGCCGGCAGGTAAAGCCAAGCCAGCAGGAGAAGTGCGTGTTAAAACCTTGGAAGAAATCAAGCGGGAGAAAGCTCTGCGGATGCAGCAGAGTGGAGGAAAagtgccagctccaccagcacaacCTGAACCTGCCCCGACAGGGAGGAGGTTGTTACGGATCACAAAGCTAATAG cacctggaagagaagaaaagaagatagtggAATTGAGCAAGCCTTTTCCCAAAGCTGTCTCTGCACCCGCAGAG AGTGCAACTAATTCCAAAGTTCAAGTGAAGAGCCTTGAAGAGATAATGTGGGAGAAGCGGCAGCTGAAGCAACGCCAAGAAGAGAAGcttcagaaggaagcagctgctgtgccaTCTCCTGTTGAACAGGCAATCAAGGATAAAAGTCGAGCATCAGGGAGTCCTGAATCCAGTGTGGTTTCAGGCTCAGCTTATCAGCTTCCAAAGAGGATATTGGTGAAATCTCCGGGAGATGGGGTTGAAAGCCCAGGAAAGGGTGCTGCCGTATCACCAGGGAAACGGGCAGCTCAACTCCAGGAATGGAAAGCTGAAA ccaaatggaaggtgtgcctgaagcctttggatgggaaagccaccttccccacaaagcagccactgaaacgtaaggcagccgagagtcatccctctgccgtggcggctgtgaagccattgagtgccactggtggcgacgggaaggagccttcagctaaaaaagcagct gccattgttccggctttgccagaggacagcctcctctccgtACGTGGGAGAGAagaaccccaagccag tcctgtacTGCatcttggaagccaggcagactctgtggcacagtcagaggtcacaagctcaaCTTCACCTTCTTCACAAGTAGCAGTAAAGAAACGCCGGTTGAGCttctcaggggcctgggaagcccccttctctgtagaagacgactttgagaagtttctttgggaaatctcaggaggcaaacaggAAGACGAAGTTGATGTGGACCCAGAGAATGAGGAGGATGACTTCTTCATGGAAATTGGTGAACTGATTGacggctga